Proteins encoded in a region of the Trypanosoma brucei gambiense DAL972 chromosome 11, complete sequence genome:
- a CDS encoding glutathionylspermidine synthetase, putative, whose product MAKGSDYDAVAYEPMPREGFDAGDEGPLVGNHDPGFLFDDQADGAHSTQLTYIAPSVKKPVYALGITLLFLLVAVVLTVILQPTFLYGETCVTPFGTIIGVHNGVFAYSNCRRDHISTQKNSIKGEGSMETGMEWQCFEYVKRYWIMRGVPQPVILPTARKSSELWSFTQATFKNGSKVQLERHDNGGSQPLVGDLLVYREQPALLPVGHVAVIVRVGKTHVWVAEQNWFNKQWHPPFHNFSRTIKMHHNAESQTYELEDMAGTTIKGWMRYKT is encoded by the coding sequence atggCGAAAGGAAGCGattatgatgccgtagcgtACGAGCCAATGCCGAGGGAAGGGTTCGATGCTGGCGATGAGGGACCTTTGGTCGGTAACCATGATCCGGGATTTCTGTTCGATGACCAGGCGGATGGCGCCCACAGCACTCAGCTTACCTATATTGCGCCATCAGTCAAGAAGCCGGTATATGCACTGGGTATCACACTACTTTTTCTTCTGGTTGCTGTGGTTTTAACCGTCATTCTGCAACCCACGTTTCTCTACGGCGAAACCTGCGTTACACCCTTTGGTACCATTATTGGTGTGCACAATGGCGTTTTCGCGTATAGCAACTGCCGAAGGGATCACATCTCCACCCAAAAAAATAGCATCAAAGGTGAAGGCTCCATGGAGACTGGCATGGAATGGCAGTGCTTTGAGTACGTGAAACGCTATTGGATCATGCGTGGAGTTCCTCAGCCTGTTATTTTACCCACTGCAAGAAAGTCCAGTGAACTTTGGTCGTTCACACAAGCAACCTTTAAAAACGGCTCAAAGGTGCAACTGGAACGGCACGACAATGGGGGGTCCCAACCACTAGTTGGTGACCTTTTGGTATATCGCGAGCAACCCGCCCTGTTGCCGGTTGGTCATGTCGCCGTTATTGTGCGCGTGGGGAAGACACATGTTTGGGTGGCCGAACAGAACTGGTTTAACAAACAATGGCACCCGCCGTTCCACAACTTTTCACGCACCATCAAGATGCATCACAATGCAGAAAGCCAAACCTACGAGTTGGAGGACATGGCGGGTACAACTATCAAGGGCTGGATGCGGTACAAGACGTAG